A region of the Macrobrachium nipponense isolate FS-2020 chromosome 14, ASM1510439v2, whole genome shotgun sequence genome:
gatatatatatatatataatatatatatatatatatatatatatacatatatatatatatatatatatatatatatatatatatatatatatataataccgcgGATATGGATGAggatgtaggtatatatatgtgtgtgcgattTCTTGGTTCCGAAGTTCTCGCCCGAGAGCCGacaaaatattatcaactaaaaattccccttcggttaacatatatgacaaatatattaataccgaggtagagcatattagatattaaagaacatttgtagcttaattcgcacatatgaatcacggtgatgtgataagacttatAAATTGGCTAAGTACGACAAAAAGCACTACACAGTTAttaaggtcgaggtgggttgatgccgactccaaaacctGAGCcggacagggatttgtaggtgagaggtggcattaacacacacacacacacacacacacacacacacacacacacacacatatatatatatatatatatatatatatatatatatatatatatatatattgtacaaagtTTAGTGGCCCTATTCAGGGAAAGAAGTTTCACACAATAGCCATTCAGTAAACTTAGTTTTTTGATTTCCTAATTCTTTGGTGACTCTTTCATCCTGAGAACACTGGAATTCgaaataggaaagaaaagaagaaacgtTAATAGTTTTAAGCCTTAAATCTTTGAAGAAATGAGTTCTGCGTTAATACTATCATCTACTAAGACagataagaaatatttaatatcatatttacataactgtgttAGTCAGAAACTTTACAATAGGAACTctactttttatattaattaaaactaTGTTAATTGCTATCTGATGGAAAAGTTTAAatctaaaatgaaagaaatttattgCACTAATTACATGTCGAAAGCACGGAGACCCATGCTCTTATTCAGCGTGCTGCCAACAAGTATGTGTTTCCTATTGCTGAactataaatttgaatttaactgTCTGCTGAAAGTCGCCGATAATGACCTTTTCAGTGATAGAGTGAGCTAATTTCCCTCTTTTGAGTATTTGGTCAGTGATTTGACATCAGACCCAACTAATATGATATGAAAAACTTTACTTTTGTCTTTTAAATCCTCTAGGACAAGAACTTCGATCAGCAATACTAGCTACAAGAATAACAGCTTAGTTACTGATACCACCTCTAAAATGAACTAATATATCTACTCCCGTAGGGGAAACGCTTTTGCTCGTTGAAACCAATTAAGTGATTTAACCCTTGATGCAAACTAATAATCTGTTGAAATGAGATAATTTGAAACTAAGTATAAATAGGCTATCGTCACCATTGTGACAAAGGATAATTCTGTTTTTCTATTGGCTGAAATATTCAGCATCAACTTGTTAGTCTCCAACCAAAATGAAATGTTAGTATATTagtttcaattgtttttatatattttccgaTGAAAGCCAGTCAGTCTACAATTCACTGCTATTGAGTTGGTAGTAAGCATTACGACTTGTATACTGCTGCATCAGTTATGGATAAAGATTTAGGACGGCAATGCATTGTCTGTAGACAGAGGACTGCTCATTAGAAGGATGTGTACCATTCAATCGGGAGAGGTAATTAGAATAAGTCCTTTTTTCCGTCACATTCTGAAAATCAACCTCTAGCAATCTTGCTATTCAAAGTGCTGGGATTCCCCACTCGCACTTATGTTGCAAAAATCAACAAAGACGAAAACTGCCAAGTCATTTGAATTTGCGTGGGTAGAAACATCATAATAGACGTGTTTAAAGAGATAAAGCTGAATGTTATGGCAGTTTTTGAGACAAAAGAATAACCTGTTTAATAACTCAGGTTTAGGAAGATCAAAGAGTGATTGCGTCTTGGGAAACTGAGAGATacagggaagggaaggaagggatAGCCTTTGTTGCATCGTGGAAACTGTAAGGGATGGGTAAAAGAGTTCAGACGTGCTAGTGAAacaactgtttgtgtgtgtgtgtgtgtgtgtgtgtgtgtgtgtgtatgtatgtgtgtgtgtgtgtggacaaaaTTAGGTGTAGCAAGTGAAAGAATGATTATAGAGAGCGCATAATATTCCATGGATGGAaaagagaattaataaaaaagatatgTTTATGCCTTtgatttaagaaaaagaaaacatggtTTTCTCCTGGATATCAATGAAAAGATagttttaagtaaaatgaaattatgTACTTGGTGGGTATGGAATGCATTGAGAGCATGAAAATAACCGAGAACGccttatgtaaacatataacgaAAAAGTTTTGATTGTTCGAAAACAGTTTCGAAACAGCGTTCATAAGCATACTTTGGAAAAGGAACTTGTGAGAAAATGTGAGATTTCGTGTTAGTGGAGAATAGTTGGAAGAGCGGAAGAGCATTTTGAATTATGTCTAGATATGAATCTGATCATTATTTGGCTGaagtaaaaatgtaattaaaatgatTCGATTTGAGTGGGAAAGTGTGGTAATGGGGAATATGGAGAAAAGATGGATGAAAAACAGCCTAAGGTGAAAGACACCAAAGTAAAGGAGGTTTAGGAGAAAATGTAAAATGCCAGGGTGGGATCACTGCTTCAGCAGCAAATGTTAGTGATTATGTGGCCACAGAAAGTAGAGATAAAGACAGTGAGTGGtacgaagaaaaaataagaggTTTTGTGAAGGCGGCAATAAGCACTAGCTAAGTTACTGGTGCCTGACTTCAGTGCATACTTGGTAAAAGTAGACAAAagagaaataattatcaagaagagagtgagagaaagacaaGGGAAGAAGGAGAGTACATAGTGAAAGAAAGTTTAATCCCTTTTCAGtcagatatttttacatttaaatcacTCTGAACAACCTCTTCGTGATCGTTCAATTGTAGCTAGGCATCGATCCgaatttttataacatttcatCCGACCACAATGAAGTATCTCCCAAGGCAGCGCTCAATATTCCCATTCAAAATCATTCTTTGCCCTCTCCAGTGTAGTGCGTCaacccatttacttttatctcGCCAAGGACCTTACAAGTTTTTTTCGTTTACATTAATCAACAGTCAAACATTCCTCTCCTGTACCACATCCACACAAattcaaaacttcaaaacttaATAGTCTGTATATTCTCAGACATTTTGCACAATGAATGTTTGCTAAAATATGTTCCTCATTTATTGCATAGCATCTCAAAGGAGTAAATTTATCGTAGTTGTGACCCTAAGGGGAGAGTCACTCATACTATTTAAAGCGCCATTCGTTGCCTGTAAGAAATGCATAGACCCCTATGAGGCGTTCGTGTGCTTTGCATGCAACAAGGGCACTCAGTATTCAGAATCATAATCGACATTTGTTATGTCATTCAGTCCAAGAGATACTGTCTTCTACCACAGTTCTGACAGACGgacacacagagatatatatatatatatatatatcttatatatatataatatatatatatatattatctatatatatatatatatatatatatatatatatacaggaaaagaggcaaaacagctcaatacttCGGTTGCTtaattgttgccaacgtttcaagactatggtctcaatttcaaggctataaaaggtGAATCAGATACTCAAATTACAAGCTTGTCCAACTgtacaagtttgtaatttatatatctgGTTCTCCTTTTAtaaccttgaaaatgagaccatagtcttgaaacgttggcaacaataaagcaatcgaagtattgagctgttttgcctcttcacctgttACATGATGGGGATTAACATCGACCtcttattgagatatatatatatatatatatatatatatatatatatatatatatatatatatatatatatatatatatatatatatgactttttatcacatcaccgtgatccatatacatgcattaagctacaaatgtcctttgttattcaattcgctctacctcggaattgatatattttcatatgctatgctaatcgaaggggaattttttaattgttgataatttcgtcctctcacgGGTTCGAACCAGAGCACAGAGGAGACATCAGGACTTcggttggccgagtcggtaacttcactgaagttctgatttctcctttgtgcactggttcgaatccacgagaggacgaagttatcatcaactagaaaatttcccttcggttaacacatatgaaaatatactaattccgaggtagagcgaagtagatattatAGGATGTTATAGCATaaagcatatatacgtatatatatatatatatatatatatatatatatatatatatatatatatatatatataaatatgtgtgtgtatgtgtgcgcgcgtgtgtgtgtgtgagtgtgtatcatGACTAAGTCAGCCTATCAACTTTATCAGTTTATATGATAACTTTGAGGTAATTAGAATTCTACGTCTTGTAATGTTACATTTGTCAATATTCAGCCagataataatgtattatatttagATTCAGACTGGGCGGTGTGGATCAGTATCAACAATCAGTGATCTCGAAGTTGCAATGTTTGGCAGCATACTATACCCTTCAGATTTGACTGCAATAGAAGAAATCTTTACTGACTGCAATGTTCCCTAATCCTTAGTGTTGACTTTTATTGAACATGAAGCTGGGTTTTCAAAGACGAGTTTATTTCTGAGGTGtaatttagtttcatttttatgGGCTGATATATAAATTCATTGAAAGCAGTAGAATTTTAAGTaaccaatacttttctttttagatgcTGAAATTCCAAGATGCAGCAGAAAGATAACAGAGGAAACAGTGATTACTTCTCCAAATTATCCCAAGACCATACCGTACAGTGagaattactactactattatgtTATGTGCTTCTGTTgttaatatacaaaagaaaaagaaaagaaaatgaacgtaGTTTTTCTCTCCTGAAAGAAAACATTGCTTAGCTAACACAGTTATAATTTCTGTTTCAGACACTTGGTGCGTGTATCAGATCCAGGCGCCTGCAGGAATGATCGTGAAACTCACCTTTGATGAATTCAGCCTCGACAGGTACACAAGCTCAGGTCCTCTGAGGTGTGCATCGGCCTTCCTGGAAATACGCGCCTTTGATAGATACAATGGAAATATGTAAGTGGTCACCCACATCGATCAGTATCATTACtactattatgaaaataaaccaGAAAGCGCAGCAGCCAGAGCATACTCCCTACACTGAGCACTATGTAAGGCACACTATAGGCAAAAATCCCCAGAGGTCAATTACGAAGAGCCTCTCCGATTATAAAAACAGAACGaagatattctttattttcactaGATCAATGCTTCCTGATTCTCACTTTTGCAAAATTCGTTACACTTACGGACATCCATTAGCCTTAAAAACGATATTTTctaagttatatatgtatatatagatacttatacgtatatatatacgtatataatatacgtatatatatacatatacattatctatatgtatgtatgcaaccataaaaatatttccttaatTCAGTTGCAGGTTAAAATGTCTATCGTTTTTTCTAGAAAGTAAATGAAAGTTTTCTAGTGACAGAATTTATCTCGCTGTAATGCTGTTCTCACTTTTTCAATATTCTTTACATTGGCGAGGTCTGTTTGCTTTGATGGAAGTAGGAACACTGTGAAACATCCTAATGATATTCTGCCGACATGTTGCAAATATTAGTACGATTTCACGGATATGCACATAACAGTTTTTTAGTAGCCAATTTCTCGGTAAATGCTGTCCTATTTAACGCTTACTTTACTATTCAATTTCTTTTCCTACTCAGAAACTCAGATACTAGTAACTagtatattatcttttttctagAACATAATTACTTCACAAACCTCACAAACCAATCTCCTCTTATGATCACCAAAAACtactgtttttggtttttcacttTTGATGCAACTCGACCTTAAAATCTTGTCTTAATACATACCCTCATACTAAAAGAAAAGTATCCCGAAAACTGGGCTTTTCTTGCAACTTCTTATTTCACACATATTGGTCTGCCAAAATCCTTTTAATCtacttattatattttctttgctatttttatatatcacattttatttcTACCAACTGGGCACACAAGCGCCCGAACTATGTAGTTTCCCGAGAAAATGATATAGTTACCTGAAGAGTATAACGGATGAAAATTCTGTGTTGTGAACGTGGCTTTCTACAGTGTTTTGATCAAATCTGATTGTTACTATCATTTTCAAAATGACCTTACTCACCTTCACTCGGAAGAAGGTCCATCAAAATACCTATCAAGAATAGAGAATGTATATATGGCAAGAGTAAACTGAGCCAAGAGAAGAGAAGTATAttgaaatacaaaggaaaatagggaaacgataaaataaatcaacaaaatgaATAAGCCACACAAATCAAGGTAAACGAAAGTGGCGTTTCAGGGCAGCATTAAAGAATCCTTTGCACTTGGGAGAATCAGCCTCCACAGTACAACCAGGAAGACTTtcacagaaaaagagaaagaagaactcTCGGGTGTGGGTAACTATTTTCTCTCAGCAGAATAGCGTTGTGGACGTTCCATAGTCAGTCCTATGCCTGACTAATGCTATGTAAACCCACTAAAAATGATATTCGAAGACTTCTTACCAGAAGTAGTACCCTAAATAATTGAAGTTTTTCTTGaggatttataatttttgaaattttccttttcttttcgaaTGATTACAGGCCAGAAACTAAAGTACAGCTCTGTACACGATAGCATATTGTAACTCCTTAGCTTATTATTCAGTTTTCTGTCTGAAAAGCCACTTAAATAAGTCTgtgggaaaaacaaaaaagtccTCATAATGACTAATAATTGCAGAGGCAAACATGAATTATCTTTGGATATAAATAGGTTTCTTTAATCTTTTCTTCAAAATAGAACATTCAGATTACATTTtagtgtttgtgtatattatgCAGTTATGCCTGATACTTGTGCATGATAGCAAATATGATGATTTTTCCTTACTTGCTAAGGAATGGATGAAACTAATTCACTTTACTAGATGCCATATTATACTTTTTTTAGCTCTGAATACTTCGACCCTGCAGTGGGAttctatacacgcacacacacacacattctcataCTCAAGCACAAACTTTCAAAACTATAGGCCTGTCACTTCTtgcttcaaaaaaagaaaatggaagaccCATCActtataaaagaaagaagaccTTGAAATGGTGGGAATGGTTCCCAGTAAACACCTTCACTTAGAAGGTCATCCTTAAAGTCCAAccgtgatttattttatttatcagcaCTGACGAAGTTTTGCTTTATTAGCACTGACGAAGTTACTTATCAGCGGCGGAGAAGTTGTTTATGAGCACTGAAGAAACAATGGCAAAGACTCGCTGAAACTGTCCTCACTTACAATTAGTAGTGTGGAAGTGTAAAGTGCTGTAAATGAAGAGCAGATGTCAAATCAGCAAATGAAAATTTACACGCATCCGATCGTTTCCTTCGATGACAGCCTCCAGGAAAACCAAAGAACATATGGTGACTAAGGAAAGAACGTTCAAAGCTGAATATTGTTTATGAATCACAAACCAGGAAAACAGGTGTGACGGAAGGGTCCCTGGACCTTTTCTCGAGTATATTGCTAATACTAAGAAGTTTGCTTGTTGCtacagtaatatataattatgatggGAGTGACTAGTTAGCAGAGCCCTGTCATTGAGGCCGTTGACAAATAGCTTGTGGTTAATGCCACTGCAGCAGCAATGCTTAactataatattcattttcatgtCATCTCCAATATTCTGCCTCACTACTGAATAGTTGCCGTATTCACCAAACATACAGGGAATGGAATTACAAATAAATCAATGACTCTTAAAGAATAATTATCACTATACATAATGATCTATTAGGtatcataaataaacaagtttAAGTAATAGGACAAGGAAACCATACAAAATTTACCTTATGAAAAATGATTCCCTTCATAATTAATACTTTGGCTAAAATTTTATGGAATTCGTCCTTTTGCCTATAGACCTTTGGTTGACGGTTCACTATTTCCAAAGATTATATAACCCTTTATTCTTCCTTTTGAAATAACAAAACTCAGGTATGCAATGGTGCCAAGGAAGTACTACGAGATGTAAAAGAATCTTGTCTTATCCATTCAAATTTACCTACTTATTATCCATGGTAGCTTAAAAATATTGGTCTACACTGTAATGGTCTTTATGAAATTAGAAAGAATCATAGAACTACATTTACTTTAATCTGCTAAATATTTGTTAAGCTTTGCTTCTGTCACCAGtgagatttttttcatttatcaggTGGACACCGAGGACAACTTTCTCTGTTTACAATGTAATTAGTAGATGGCAGTTGAATAGGACACCTTATGAGaaagtctgattttttttttcattcaagatATTAGTCAAGCGCAGAATATtattgtatacatgtatgtataggtCAATAAGTTTCATGTAGCTGTTAACTTTAACCCTTACAGTTTAAGTTACTTGTGAACAAAATAGAAAAGGTAGATAAATCTGAAGCGCCAGTGGTCCTGATTTTAACATTTACATCTGGTTCGTGTGTAAATTCAAAATATCTGTGGTTCCTTATATTTTGGATTAATCAAGAGATCTTTTCAGAGCTTGCGGAACTGACATAGTAGTCAGCAAATCTTTGTGAGTAACTCAACAGACATGATTTTGTATCTGGATACACCGTACAGTGCATCTTCCAAAGGCTTCAAGGCACGGGTCTCCTTCATTATGGAGGAACAACGTGGTGAGTATATTACTCCAGTCATCCCTACAACAGAAGGATCAGTTTCGGGTCTCTTTGCAAGCTACTGGATTACCATGCTAGTTGTTATCTTTACTCGTGCCTTACTATATTCATATGAATAAGTTACTCATGTATCTACATCTTAGAAGAGCTTATAGAAACTGATCTCCTTGCTGTAGCTATACTGAAGTTACTTGCGCATGGCACAAGTAGCATGTCTTCACATTAAGCAACTGTAGCCGATTTTTTGCTGTTATGTTAAATGATTCATGGATGACTTGTCGGGTCGTTTAGAAGTCTCACtccaatatatgaaatttctctaTAGGCATCGAAAGATGTTCTCAGACGGCAAAGAAGGATTCAGTCAGTTCTTTGTTTTAGGTACGAGGCTTTACCTTATTGTATCTTTAACCTAAGCACCAATATTTGTTAGTGGTGATTACTGGAAaggcatttttcaataataattcacTTATGATAAGCTGTTGCTTTTTTATGATTCACATTTAAATCTTTAGcctaataatgtaaatatttcataAGCTTGTATTAACATCAATCACTAGCCacttaaaaaatacaaatgatgcATATCCGGGTCAAGGGGTAGCTCTAGTCGGTTAATCAAGACAAGagcagaatatcataatatactttCAGTagttttcgtattttcattacTGTGGATGTATCAGATTGAGCTGTATCAATAATACAATTAATTataagattattttcataatatttataataaaagtaaaatttagcAGGTTGTATTTCTATCTTGCGGTATTGTAATTGTCCTTTTACAAAATGGTAAACTTTCTCACAAACTTGAACTAACTGGTCTACAACACGAATGATATTATTGTGATAATATTGTTCTTAATTACTCTCCTGGCTTCGACAATTCCGAATCGCCCCAATTGTCTCTGTGTTCCACTTCATTAGAGCAAGAGCCCCCAGAAAAGAAATTTTTGACTCCTCAGTCTAGCAGAAACTCCAGAATGGATTTCTTTGAGGTTTTCTAGCCTATCTACCCCAAGTTGAGTGCCAGTGTACCCAGGCAAGTTGGTTTCCATCAGTCCTTCAAATGACTTtcaattttcaagatattttttgaAATCGGAAATGTAGCAGAACTTAACTTGATGACAAAAGCTTCACTCTCTTAAACGTTGGTctggtggttttcacttatccAACATTTTAATGTTCAAAATAGCCTTAAAGCCGAAAATGATAAAATCGTTCAGATCATATTAATTTAACAATAATCTTAGATGTGCTTAATCTTCTTCTCTGGATATCAAAACAATAATCATGACCAATCAATAATTTCGAAAAACAGACTTTAAATTGCAATGCAAAAAGGGTTATGCTGTAATGGGATCATAAGTTCCAAAAGTCCTCCTTTGTCAACTTGACAAAATATTCGGTCTCCTGTACATCAATGCCACCGATCATATagctttattttttgttaataagcCACAAGCTGATTTCTAACTCGCTTTGATAACTGTTAAAGAATAAGCAATTTTGCTTTGATAACCCCTTAGAAACAAATGCCCATAAAAGATACAATTGGAATGATCGATgttactttaaataatttttaaaatactttacataaaagtacattaaaaaataatttttgtttatgtacgtgtatattttttttcgtatgtGAGATTTTCTTTTGCGTATATGAGACAATTTTCTATATACAGGGATATCCCCCACCTTTCTCAGTAATATTTAATAAAACTCTTGGTATGGTACCGTTGAAGGCTTTATTAGTCTTACAACAGTATATCTAGAAGGGTGCACGCACCCTAGTGAGTCAAATGTTGATTTCtccagaggaaaaaaaatctcaaaaaaagaatatatggaATTTTCTTCTCAAGAAATGCTATGGGCTGCTGAACACCAAAAATGAGTTCGTGAGACGTAAACAggacattatttgtttttcttctcttttgttgAGGCGGGAATGGTTGTTGCTCTAATTATATTAAGATGCCTTGTATCATGAAGGGTTATTGCTGTGTGAGCATTCCGTAACAACTGGGGTCAGTCATCCAATTGAGTAGTGGGGTGGGGGACTACTGTATAAGAGGCTATGAAGACATAAAATTAAACACAGCAGAAGATAAAAGAATGGAACATTTAACGCCTTTGTTTTCTCCAATTGAAAAGTTACactaatttcatttttcaaacaTCTTTGGACAGAATAATTAACCTTATACAAAGTTAGCAATATCCACGAAGGATGGCAAGTTCCTCCTGATTGGAAATTGAATAAAAACGAATATTTGTTCATAATAGAGGGTTTAGAATATCATTAATAGTCACATTAAGAAGTACATTaactgttggttttagttcttatcttttatgatagtaacTCAGCCAAAACTGCAATTTTGCGATGTGAAGCGcaaagaaatatcagaaaaaacatgtatacctCAAAAAAGCTACTGCGCCTCGCCATATCAGTAAATCTGGTAAATATTTTACGATAAATATATTCAGATTTTGTTACTAATTCTAGTTCTTATTTGTTATGATATTGTGTAAGCTGTAAttatattcatatgaaatgaaataaaataaataaaataaaataaattattaggaaaaacatgtataactgtAAAATTGGCATATTTTTACGAGGGTcttggaaatattcactttcaacttcccgtGGAAGGTACAGGaacttttttaggattttttctaATACCACGTGCATTTGTATATCtacctctttccattgatgtgtgtgtgtttttgttttaattgtccAACCTTGacaagaatgaggaatgggaaggcaacaggacgtGACTTAACctcagtcgaagtttggaaagccttaggagaggaaggggtagacatcttgcatgatctgatggtaaaaatatttgaacaggaaaagatgccagaagaatggcgggaaagcatattgatacctatatttaaaggtaaaggtgatgtccaggagtGCTGTAATTGTAGAGCTATCAAACtgatgtctcacacgttgaaaaTTTTGGAAAGAATAGATGGCAGGCTAAGAGAGAAAGTGGGAATAAGGAaagaacagttaggatttatggatGGAAGCGGCACGACgtatggaatattttgcataaggcagctgatggagatattcagagaaaaacaacgagacctgcatctggtattcatagaccttgaaaaggcctatgacagagtgccaaggcaagaaatatggagatgtttgagggagaagatggtgccggaaaagtatgtcaaaattattcaggagatgaacagGAATGTATATACTAGCGTGAGAAGCTGTGTTGGAGAGACAggtggatttgagataggagttggattacaccaggggtcggcacttagcccattcatcttcaacatcgtgatggatgtaatgaccaaggATGTTTGGGAAACAGTGCCATGGTGCATTttatatgcagatgacattgtgttgtgttcagagaggagggaggagttggaggggaggttggcgaggtggagagcagcacttgaggagagaggaatgagaataagaacataaaaaaccgaatatatgtgttccagtattactgaggatggtggaaataGCATGAGATTGGATgcggaagaaataaagagagtacagaagttcaagtacttgggGTCCATATTAGAAGATAGTGGAAgtatggaccaagaggtgagacatcgaattcatgcaggatggaataactggaggtctgcatcaggggtcctctgtgacaagaaggttcttctgaaattgaagggaaagtttcataagACGGTGGTCAGATCAgctatgttatatggaacagaaacagcaagtatgaggaaaacagaggagaggacgatggatgtagcagaaatgagaatgttgagatagATGTAGGGAGTGACAAggaaagataggattagaaatgagtatataagaggatcgacaaaggcaGTTGAaataatcccatgtaatgacacagttaaaaggaatatcattgaatcttgtttcatcaagtcaaataatggaaatgttctaaatttaagtcttggtttatttaaactagatgccttcataatgaaaaaagttgtagataaatataagcaacaaaattaatatattcagtttttacatgttttggactcaACGGAtgctttgtagtttctgttagggttacatatatgtttaggcttgtgaccgtgtgatatccgataatcctggattatctctttaacttttacccttttgacaattaaccatctggtatttttgatctgttgtttacctgataactttctctccaattgtatttcattcgttccttgacaatgtcttattaaagaccaaagcgcttggatttctgactatcattttcctgtggtattcgcttatttaatgaagtcatgtgcatctactgttattttttaagcctatatatataaataaaacttaggTTGCTTCACAGTAAAACATTTCAAAGACACAGCAGCATCTTTCTTACACAAAACAAACAGGTCGCAAATAAGTCAACGACCGTTAAATGGAAAATTTCCCTTTGGCTAATATTGGATAATAACGTGAAGTCATTATCTTTTAGTTCATCCGTTGGAGATGTTTGTGCGATAAGTTACCGACGTGCGCTTTTCTACACCACGTGATCAAGTAACCACAGTTTTGCATAGACCTCGCAAACACTTCCACGTCAATATCTTCAATTACGGGCTGCTTGATGAGAGAGCTTTGCTGTTAGGCAGTTGTTTTAGACCGAGCAGACTTTATGGCAACATGAGCACTTGCTCTTTGTACTAGTAGACCGTAGAAGCGCTGGTAAATATCCCAGCTTACGTGGCAGCACCACCAGTTTACAAAAT
Encoded here:
- the LOC135226253 gene encoding uncharacterized protein LOC135226253, encoding MVPEKYVKIIQEMNRNVYTSVRSCVGETGGFEIGVGLHQGSALSPFIFNIVMDVMTKDVWETVPWCILYADDIVLCSERREDITEDGGNSMRLDAEEIKRVQKFKYLGSILEDSGSMDQEVRHRIHAGWNNWRSASGVLCDKKVLLKLKGKFHKTVVRSAMLYGTETASMRKTEERTMDVAEMRMLR